The genomic DNA CCCTTCGACCACCAGGACATGTCTATGATCGCGATTATAATATTGCTCGTTATATCAATGATAGCCGTGGGGTGGATCGTCAGTAGTCAATGGCGTATCAACCGTCAACGTAATATCGTCACCCGTCAGCCATTTCCCACACGATGGCGTAACATATTGAAAACCCGCTTTCCATACTTTAAAGCCATGCCGACGGATTTGCAGCTTCAGCTCAAAAAACATATTCAAATCTTTATCGATGAAAAACAATTTGTGGGTTGTAACGGATTCGAAATTAATGACGAAGTAAAAGTCACCATCGCAGCCCAAGCCTGTTTATTATTACTCAACCGTAAAACCGACTATTACCCTAAACTGAAGCAAATTTTAGTCTACCCAAGTGCATTTATTGTTGAGCAAAACCGAACTGGCCTCGGGGGAGTACAATCGACCCAACGTAATGTCTTGCTAGGTGAATCATGGGAGTATGGTAAAGTTGTTTTATCATGGAACAGCACTGTAGAAGGCGCGGCAGATCCATTTGATGGCAGTAATGTGGTCATACACGAATTTGCTCATCAACTTGATCAAGAAGATGGCAGCGCCAATGGCGCTCCTCCACTGCGAGATATCACTTCATATCGCTCATGGTCAACAACACTGGGGCAAGAGTTTCAGCAACTTCAGTATTGCGCTCAGCATCATATCCCGTCATTATTCAATTATTATGGCGCGACCAATCCGGCGGAGTTTTTTGCGGTGATCAGTGAAACTTTTTTCGAACGACCTGTAGAGTTTTATCAACAACATCAACAATTGTATAAAGAATTGAGCCAATTTTATCAGCTAGATCCCATAAATTGGCACTAGAATACTAATAGTAAAAACATCATAATAATTCACAATATGAAAAGGGATACTATGCAATCAATTATCCACCGACTCGGTTTTATTGCCGTGTTAATGACCACAGTGACGGCTTTTGACTTACACGCAACGCAGGCGGAAGAATTAACCACAGAACAAAGTCAAACCGAGCCGAAAAATGAACACGTGAGTCAACAAGTGAGCTCCGAAAGCGAAGCTGTGATTAAAGACATCAATCAAAAAAACGAGTTAATTGACAGCCAAGGTTTATCTGCAAAAGACAGCCAAGCTGTTAGTGGCTTATTAAATCAATTACATGAAAGTGCTGCTGCAGCAGACTGGAGTACTTATTTTAGTCTTTATCACCCACAAGCCGTGTTTATTGGCACCGATGCATCAGAGCGTTGGAATATGATTGAATTTGAGCGCTATGCTAAACCCACTCAAGGTTGGCACTACGATGTAAAATCGCGTCACTTGTTACAAATTGACGATACGATTGTATTTGACGAACAGCTCTACAGCCCAGCTTATGGCGTCAGCCGTGGTACTGGCGCGTTAGTACAAACAGTTGATGGTTGGAAAATTGCTCAGTATCATTTGAGTTTCCCAATCCCAAACGACAAAGCTAAACGTATTACCAGCTTAATTATGCAATAAGGATTTAAGGATATGGTGGCCATTGTCGATTATCATGACCACCATAAAACTGAATACCTAATACCTAATACCTAATACCTAATACCTAATATCTAAAGCTTAGCTTTTAAGATTGTCGGTAATTGCACAACATTCAGCATTCAAGAATCAATAATCCTTCTATGTCATTGACACCCTAAAACACACATTCGCTAGTTCACTAAAGTGTGTAAAACTGTCGAAATCTTCTTGCTCAAAATGACGTTCAGAACCCTGCCTATCGGCATAGAATAACCCTAACACTTTATGACCTACACAGAGTGGCGCTAATAAAAAACCATGTTGAGAAAAACGTTCAACTAGCACATCATCAACTTGTACTTTGCATTCATTACTGGTTGGTGTATTTACCCAAAAGCTCTTTTTTTGCCCCACACATTGAGTGAAAACCGATGTTGGATCATCAAGTTCAATCACAAAGGCTTGTTTTAATAACTCTGCACCATCACCCATCATCACTCTGGGTTGTAATAATTTACGGCTCGGTGATAGTAACAACACGCCACAACGATCCAAGCCAACACCGGTTAGCATCCCTTCTAATGTGGTGTGCATTATTTGATTAAAATCAGTTTTCTCCACCGCATAATGAGTGAGTTGCCTCAATTTTCTTAATTGATAACCTTGGTTGGTTTGTCGTATCTCTGTGGGCTCAATCGGAGAATCGGCTTTTTCTAATACGTCGCCAGTATTAGGTAAATAAGACACTATGGCTTTGGCACCATATTCAATGGCTAACTTATGGGTGATGTCACTGCAATCAATGAATCGTTGTGTAAACTCATCCACACTGATGTCTAACATGTCTGCGGCTTGGGATAAGCGCTTATGTAATTCTTCAGCATTAACGTTAGGCTGAGAAACAATTTCTGATAACTTATTCGCTAAAAATATACAACGGATCTCAGGCATGCGCTCATCAGGTTGTGCTAAAGACTTAATCAATACTTCACCTAAACCCCAACTTCTGGCAATACTTTGGGTAAGCTGAGGAAATGAGGTGCCAAGTTCAGCTCGGATCAGTGATTTTTGCTCAATGTTATCCTCAATGGTTAATAATTTTTTATCCAGTTGCTCGGTCTGCTCACCACCCATACTCCAAAAAGCACTTTCACCTATCCGATATAACAAAGAGGCAATAAACACTTCTTCACGCAACGACTCGCCCTTGTCGCTCATCATCATTCGAGCCAACATCGCCGCTTGAAATGACTGCGCCATCAGCTTTAATAAACGCTGGTAAACACCTTCTGAAAGGTGTTTATTTTCTAATAAGCTGGTCAGTAATTTAGCGGTAAGACAGATATTGCGAATAGTATCAAAACCTAGCACCACAGCCGCGCGGCTAACCGTTGAGACTTGACTAATGCCTTTGTTGTATATGGCGCTGTTAGCCACTCGTAAAATACGTGACGTTAATGCGTTATCGTGCATCACACTTCGACCTAATAAAGATAACGAAGACACATCGTCTTTTGCCAGCCTTTCTAAATCAAGCACGGTTGAACATAATGCAGGCATTTCTTGATCACTGATCCGTTTAGTCCAGTAATCAGCCCCTTTTTGCGGAGTCATAGGTTTCAAAAAAACAGCCTAAATGTAACAAATATTATTTTCAGTATACTCAATTTCATCACAGTGTCTTGTAGATATTGTTACTCGCTCAAGCTAGCTCACGTATCAACGCAAAAACAACACTTTCGGCATCCTCAATCATACTGACTGGCAAGTTAACAAAATTGACTCTAGCACACTGAATAAACGACAATTTATATTGTGATTAATCACTTTATTTAGGCTCTGCTTATCTTTTTGCTTAGGAGTGGTCTGAGGTGCAACCCACCAATGCCATATTAAGGTCAATCCGTGGGATTTTTGGATAAATGAGTAGGTAAAAAAAAACGGCTCGCAAGAGCCGCAATCACAAATAATGTGGTTAAAAAAGCTTACCGGGAGGAAGTACCCAAACAATCAGGATCAACAACTAAGCATATACTTATAATCCATCATACTTGGATAAAAATCCCGTACGACCTGTAGGTGAGCCGCACGGGGTTACAACAGTCACAAAGTGACTAAGCTTGTAAAATGGTCAGGCAACTATCTTAGAACTGTTCTTCTTCAGTAGAGCCCGTTAGTGCAGTTACTGAAGACTTACCGCCTTGGATACATGTTGTTACTTGATCGAAGTAACCAGTACCCACTTCTTGCTGATGCGACACGAAAGTGTAACCTTTCTTAGCTGCAGCAAATTCAAGTTCTTGTACTTTTTCAACATAATGCTTCATGCCTTCGCCACGTGCATAGTCATAGGCTAAATCGAACATGTTGTACCACATGTTATGAATGCCTGCTAACGTGATGAACTGGTACTTGTAGCCCATGTTTGATAACTCTTGCTGGAATTTAGCAATTGTTACATCATCCAAGTTCTTCTTCCAGTTGAACGAAGGAGAACAGTTATAAGCAAGTAGTTGATCTGGGTACTGTGCATGAATGGCATCAGCAAACTTCTTCGCTTCTTCAAGACAAGGTTTAGCGGTTTCACACCAAATTAAGTCAGCATAAGGTGCGTAGGCAAGACCACGAGAAATCGCTTGGTCTAAGCCAGCTTTAACGCGGTAGAAACCTTCGTTAGTTCGCTCGCCTGTCACAAAGTCACGGTCATATTCATCACAATCTGAAGTCATTAAATCGGCAGCATTAGCATCAGTACGTGCAATAACTAACGTATCTACACCGCTCACATCTGCAGCTAAACGGGCAGCAACAAGCTTTTGTACTGCTTCTTGGGTTGGCACTAGAACTTTACCGCCCATGTGACCACACTTTTTAACAGACGCGAGTTGGTCTTCAAAGTGAACCCCAGCAGCACCAGCATCAATCATCGACTTCATTAGTTCGAAAGCATTTAGTACGCCACCAAAACCCGCTTCTGCATCTGCAATAATAGGTAGGAAATAGTCAGTGTAATTGTCATCACCAGGATTGACTTCTTTGCCCCATTGAATTTGGTCAGCGCGGCGGAATGAGTTATTAATACGGCTTACTACTGCTGGTACAGAGTTAGCTGGGTATAGTGATTGGTCAGGATACATAGTGCCCGCTAAGTTAGCGTCCGCAGCAACCTGCCAGCCTGATAAATAAATCGCTTCAATACCCGCTTTTGCTTGTTGTACAGCTTGACCACCTGTAAGTGCACCAAGAGAGTTAACGTAGCCTTTCTTAGCGCCGCCATTAACCAGAGCCCACAATCTTGCGGCACCCAGTTTCGCAATCGTATTTTCTGGCACGACAGAGCCACGTAATGCGACGACTTCTTCAGCGGTAAAAGGACGCTTAACCGATTTCCAACGTGGATTTTCAGCCCAATCTTTCTTAATAGCATCAACCTGTTGCTGACGAGTTAGTTGTGTAGTCATAATGTCGCTCCTTCCTGTGTAATGGGTCGGCAAAGTGAATTTTTCGACTTTGCCTAATTCAGTAGTGTTGTAATTAATATTCTGATAACTGGCGTATTAAGCCGTTAGCAGTTCATATCCTGGTAATGTTAAGAAATCGACTAGCTCATCTGAAGTGGTAATTTGCTCGAACAGCCCTGCTGCTACAGTGAACTTGCCAGCATTAAAACGTTCAGCACCGAGCTCTTTCTTCACGTTGGCCATTTCTTCTTTCAACATGTCTTTAAATAATGTTTTGGTGACTAATTTGCCATTTGATAAGCTCTTGCCGTGTTGGATCCACTGCCAAATTGAAGTGCGCGATATCTCTGCTGTAGCAGCATCTTCCATCAAACCGTAAATCGGTACGCAACCATTACCCTGGATCCATGCTTCGATGTACTGCAAAGCAATGCGGATGTTCAAACGCATTCCCGCTTCCGTCTTCTCTCCATCGCAAGGCTCAAGTAATTCGCTGGCTAAAATCGGCGCATCCACATCACGGGTAATATGCAATTGATTGGTTCTATCGCCACCAATATAATCATTAAAAATTTTCATTGCGGTGTCGGCTAAACCTGGATGAGCAACCCAAGTACCATCGTGACCATTTCGGGCTTCTAACTCTTTATCGCCACGTACTTTTTGCAATACGAGTTCGTTAGTCGCTTCATCTTTGGCTGGAATAAACGCCGCCATACCACCCATCGCTAATGCGCCGCGTTTATGGCAGGTTTTAATCAGTAAGCGTGAATAGGCGCTTAAAAACTTAGTGTCCATGGTCACGGCTTGACGGTCTGGTAACACACGATCAGGGTATTTCTTTAATGTCTTAATATAGCTAAAGATATAGTCCCAACGACCACAATTAAGCGCGACAATGTTCGAACGAAGCTCATAAAGGATCTCCTCCATTTCAAACACCG from Shewanella psychromarinicola includes the following:
- a CDS encoding nuclear transport factor 2 family protein produces the protein MQSIIHRLGFIAVLMTTVTAFDLHATQAEELTTEQSQTEPKNEHVSQQVSSESEAVIKDINQKNELIDSQGLSAKDSQAVSGLLNQLHESAAAADWSTYFSLYHPQAVFIGTDASERWNMIEFERYAKPTQGWHYDVKSRHLLQIDDTIVFDEQLYSPAYGVSRGTGALVQTVDGWKIAQYHLSFPIPNDKAKRITSLIMQ
- a CDS encoding HDOD domain-containing protein, with amino-acid sequence MKPMTPQKGADYWTKRISDQEMPALCSTVLDLERLAKDDVSSLSLLGRSVMHDNALTSRILRVANSAIYNKGISQVSTVSRAAVVLGFDTIRNICLTAKLLTSLLENKHLSEGVYQRLLKLMAQSFQAAMLARMMMSDKGESLREEVFIASLLYRIGESAFWSMGGEQTEQLDKKLLTIEDNIEQKSLIRAELGTSFPQLTQSIARSWGLGEVLIKSLAQPDERMPEIRCIFLANKLSEIVSQPNVNAEELHKRLSQAADMLDISVDEFTQRFIDCSDITHKLAIEYGAKAIVSYLPNTGDVLEKADSPIEPTEIRQTNQGYQLRKLRQLTHYAVEKTDFNQIMHTTLEGMLTGVGLDRCGVLLLSPSRKLLQPRVMMGDGAELLKQAFVIELDDPTSVFTQCVGQKKSFWVNTPTSNECKVQVDDVLVERFSQHGFLLAPLCVGHKVLGLFYADRQGSERHFEQEDFDSFTHFSELANVCFRVSMT
- a CDS encoding M90 family metallopeptidase — translated: MIAIIILLVISMIAVGWIVSSQWRINRQRNIVTRQPFPTRWRNILKTRFPYFKAMPTDLQLQLKKHIQIFIDEKQFVGCNGFEINDEVKVTIAAQACLLLLNRKTDYYPKLKQILVYPSAFIVEQNRTGLGGVQSTQRNVLLGESWEYGKVVLSWNSTVEGAADPFDGSNVVIHEFAHQLDQEDGSANGAPPLRDITSYRSWSTTLGQEFQQLQYCAQHHIPSLFNYYGATNPAEFFAVISETFFERPVEFYQQHQQLYKELSQFYQLDPINWH
- the aceB gene encoding malate synthase A → MTAEQLVAQYSKSTANADDSLKTDLTFIGPTVNGQDEVFNSGAVTFLDSLCAKFVDEVPELLSKRQHKQARIDGGELPDFLPETRAIRDGDWTIRGMPEDLTDRRVEITGPVDRKMIINAMNANVKVFMADFEDSLAPSWLKIVEGQINLRDAVRGDIDFTAPGTGKHYSLNPDPAVLIARVRGLHLIEKHIEYKGKPIPGGLVDFAMYFYHNYRQLLANNSGPYFYIPKLESHLEARWWAKVFAFVEERFCLQPGTIKCTCLIETLPAVFEMEEILYELRSNIVALNCGRWDYIFSYIKTLKKYPDRVLPDRQAVTMDTKFLSAYSRLLIKTCHKRGALAMGGMAAFIPAKDEATNELVLQKVRGDKELEARNGHDGTWVAHPGLADTAMKIFNDYIGGDRTNQLHITRDVDAPILASELLEPCDGEKTEAGMRLNIRIALQYIEAWIQGNGCVPIYGLMEDAATAEISRTSIWQWIQHGKSLSNGKLVTKTLFKDMLKEEMANVKKELGAERFNAGKFTVAAGLFEQITTSDELVDFLTLPGYELLTA
- the aceA gene encoding isocitrate lyase gives rise to the protein MTTQLTRQQQVDAIKKDWAENPRWKSVKRPFTAEEVVALRGSVVPENTIAKLGAARLWALVNGGAKKGYVNSLGALTGGQAVQQAKAGIEAIYLSGWQVAADANLAGTMYPDQSLYPANSVPAVVSRINNSFRRADQIQWGKEVNPGDDNYTDYFLPIIADAEAGFGGVLNAFELMKSMIDAGAAGVHFEDQLASVKKCGHMGGKVLVPTQEAVQKLVAARLAADVSGVDTLVIARTDANAADLMTSDCDEYDRDFVTGERTNEGFYRVKAGLDQAISRGLAYAPYADLIWCETAKPCLEEAKKFADAIHAQYPDQLLAYNCSPSFNWKKNLDDVTIAKFQQELSNMGYKYQFITLAGIHNMWYNMFDLAYDYARGEGMKHYVEKVQELEFAAAKKGYTFVSHQQEVGTGYFDQVTTCIQGGKSSVTALTGSTEEEQF